One Purpureocillium takamizusanense chromosome 1, complete sequence genomic window carries:
- the CCH1 gene encoding calcium channel protein, variant 2 (BUSCO:EOG092600XJ~COG:P~TransMembrane:24 (i311-332o352-375i459-478o484-509i518-538o659-685i726-748o760-781i793-810o816-834i841-869o889-905i926-950o1162-1189i1201-1221o1241-1261i1299-1320o1417-1439i1498-1518o1530-1550i1562-1581o1587-1605i1617-1641o1711-1736i)~EggNog:ENOG503NUK8) — MSSDPPGSGQGRRRQSIPLQNLLSPATPTDQYGHDATSYWHPPYSASDDDASPGSPIDPTALQSALPPVIGQPADHDGRFDTASVDAFDGPMPQYAEEISHQDYTDSDRVPLTAGAQPISGSVPTGHDGSQARDCFQTASGRHGGPTRGHNTTASLPGLDPGFGSTRHRSYGASLNPNEYRISRSPSTAGALAKAGSMVRAMSQRVVNISGESEVVDQRASRHRSRSPRASEYDCERSPSISMLVDTSYRSQSAGAPTEKAPGIDRVDEPPRPRAPPANPLKGHTLGFFSPESRVRLFLCDILVNPYTEPLILVLIVLQTVLLTVEAAPSVFSEGNGRPERWGSKAIDWVMLGLFVVFTVELIVRIIVSGFVMNAPEYSSIDRKQGVRAAIMDKYRTLFQPERRKSVKGARQTGPQPSAFARSFTTIMQGQQALPETLEEQQRFQLARRAFLRHGFNRLDFVAVTSYWIAFVLGITGIEHHYHLYVFKMLSCLRILRLLSLTHGTAIILRSLKKAAPLLVRVAFLIGFFWLLFAIIGVQSFKSSFSRQCVWLDPQDPKNLTASYTNEDEFCGGYLSNDTGGTMPWVQFGTPGSLDNLVNGTREGKGFICPKGSICLAQHNPFNNTVSFDNILHSLELVFVIMSANTFSDLMYNTMGSDYVLAALFFGAGIMIMLLWLTNLLIAVITSSFQVIREESKSSAFTADPDPVMHEAPEERLRRSSALQRLYDKTSPAWVIVITFALICQAFRSASMSRSRENFINVAEVTATILLDIEIVIRFAANWKRFHRSWRNMFDLGLAVITTIILIPPIRHSRAYSWLSVFQIVRAYRIVLAISVTRKLILLVLGNAAGIANLMLFVFLMTFLVAILASQLFRGELPMHNDNGELRRISFFTIYNSFLGMYQILSSENWTEILYSVTARLTGLKTAWIGSMFLIGWFILSFFILINMFIAVIQENFDVSEDEKRLEQVKAFLQRKELGRTESNLALSTIFSLGRSRRRKDPLDYGPAMMEMLLKDAVVRDFLDDDPADPLQDQSGHGGPGTSLPQRSTTALFGPDIKPGYLSKLWAGFVHRMTTKEPNPFYANIRFDGPNDTLDPRQMARQAVSATSARRKAQREYLAQHPRYNDSLYIFHPKNPVRHLCQRLVGPARGFERFDGVEPNKIAWYAFSAFVYAVVVVMVVLACVTTPLYQKEYKERHPDSLWNWYVWTDLAFTIVFTFEAVVKTIADGLIWTPNAYLRSSWGIIDSIVLITLWINVVTLLVNDGAISRAVGAFKALRALRLLNVSDSARDTFHSLIIVGWWKLLGAAFISLSLLIPFAIYGLNLFSGLMVSCNDGNNITALESCFGEYSSTPFSQDWPLLAPRVASNSYFNFDDFGSSLFTLFQIVSQEGWTDVSFAAQAIVGRGLQPQDLASQGNALFFVAFNLLATVFVLTLFISVFMRNYTEQTGVAFLTAEQRSWLELRKLLRHISPSKSSYNESGKNWRKWCHKRAIEKKGKWYQVITVVLVLHLLLLVVEFSSEPLWWTRVRELVFLLFVLIYVANIAIRILGLGWTRFRRSSWDLYALVTVFGAFVATMALLIADTRAETYVQLHKIFLVAIVLLVIPRNDALDQLFKTAAASLPVISNLLATWLVLFLVFAIAMTQAFSLTRFGKNETNNVNFRSVPKALILLFRMSLGEGWNQIMEDYAGIEPPLCVEDDRFYESDCGSKPWARFLFVAWNILSMYIFVNLFVSLIYESFSYVYQRSSGMAAVDRDEIRRFKEAWRSVDPAGTGFISKEAFPRLLGELSGVFQMRIYQPEDSVGQILEDVRAEPRASRHMSIATASAFSEVDLDKLNKRLALLDVKKIRERRRRYNIFFGEVLVSADPDKGIAFSDVLMILAHYNIINDSKSLK; from the exons ATGTCGTCGGACCCTCCCGGCAGCGgtcaaggccgacgccgacagtCCATTCCTCTACAGAATCTGCTATCGCCTGCGACCCCGACCGACCAGTATGGTCACGATGCCACGAGTTACTGGCATCCTCCATACAGCGCGTCTGATGATGACGCGAGCCCCGGTTCCCCGATAGATCCTACTGCTCTGCAGTCGGCCCTGCCACCCGTCATCGGTCAGCCTGCAGACCACGATGGACGCTTCGATACTGCCTCTGTCGACGCGTTTGATGGGCCCATGCCACAGTACGCCGAGGAAATATCACATCAAGACTACACGGACTCGGACAGAGTCCCCCTAACGGCCGGCGCGCAACCGATATCGGGCTCCGTTCCTACTGGTCATGATGGGTCTCAAGCTCGGGACTGCTTCCAGACAGCATCAGGACGACATGGCGGTCCGACGAGAGGGCACAATACAACGGCTTCACTGCCCGGGCTGGACCCGGGCTTCGGGTCCACGAGACATCGCAGTTATGGTGCGTCGTTGAATCCAAACGAATATCGAATTtcccgctcgccctcgacagcAGGCGCCCTGGCCAAAGCCGGTTCGATGGTACGAGCAATGTCCCAACGGGTGGTCAACATTAGCGGAGAAAGCGAAGTCGTCGACCAACGCGCATCGCGGCATCGATCGCGGTCGCCGCGAGCCTCTGAATACGATTGCGAGCGAAGCCCGTCGATTTCCATGCTCGTCGATACCTCATACCGATCGCAAAGCGCAGGGGCACCTACCGAGAAAGCCCCCGGTATCGATCGCGTAGACGAGCCTCCGCGGCCCCGAGCACCACCTGCAAACCCCCTCAAAGGACACACCCTTGGGTTTTTCTCGCCAGAGAGCCGTGTCAGGCTGTTCCTTTGCGACATCTTAGTCAATCCCTACACGGAACCGCTCATCCTTGTCCTTATCGTTCTGCAGACTGTCTTGCTTACTGTTGAAGCTGCGCCGAGTGTGTTCTCAGAGGGGAATGGACGCCCTGAGAGGTGGGGAAGCAAGGCAATTGACTGGGTCATGCTCGGGCTCTTCGTTGTATTCACCGTGGAGCTGATCGTGCGCATCATTGTCTCGGGGTTTGTCATGAACGCTCCCGAATACAGCAGCATCGACAGAAAGCAGGGAGTCCGCGCTGCAATAATGGACAAGTATAGAACCCTCTTTCAACCCGAACGACGAAAATCTGTCAAGGGTGCTCGTCAAACAGGACCTCAGCCTTCCGCCTTTGCTCGCTCTTTTACAACGATCATGCAAGGCCAGCAGGCGTTGCCGGAGACGTTGGAGGAGCAACAGCGATTTCAACTCGCACGTCGAGCTTTCCTGCGCCATGGCTTCAATCGCTTAGACTTCGTGGCCGTCACATCCTACTGGATTGCCTTCGTGCTGGGAATAACCGGCATCGAGCACCACTACCATCTCTACGTGTTCAAGATGCTTAGTTGCCTGCGCATCTTGAGActgctctctctcacacacgGGACGGCT ATCATACTGAGAAGTCTGAAGAAGGCCGCGCCGCTTCTGGTTCGCGTAGCCTTTCTCATCGGTTTCTTCTGGCTTCTTTTCGCTATCATCGGCGTACAGAGTTTCAAGTCTAGTTTCAGCCGTCAATGCGTCTGGCTAGATCCGCAGGACCCGAAAAACCTCACTGCCTCTTATACGAACGAGGATGAGTTTTGTGGTGGCTACTTGAGTAATGACACAGGGGGCACCATGCCCTGGGTTCAATTCGGTACCCCGGGTTCCCTCGATAATCTTGTCAACGGGACCCGTGAGGGAAAAGGGTTCATTTGCCCAAAAGGATCCATATGCCTTGCCCAGCACAACCCCTTTAACAACACAGTCAGTTTTGACAACATACTGCACTCGCTTGAactcgtcttcgtcatcatGAGCGCGAATACCTTCTCAGACCTCATGTACAACACGATGGGTTCGGACTACGTTTTGGCTGCCCTCTTCTTTGGGGCTGGCATCATGATTATGCTCCTGTGGTTGACAAACCTGCTCATTGCCGTCATCACGTCTTCCTTCCAGGTCATACGCGAGGAAAGCAAGTCCAGCGCTTTCACGGCTGACCCTGACCCCGTCATGCATGAGGCGCCAGAGGAGCGCTTGCGACGATCTtcggcgctgcagcgcttATACGATAAAACATCTCCGGCTTGGGTCATCGTCATTACATTCGCATTGATTTGCCAGGCCTtccgcagcgcctccatgTCACGCTCCCGCGAGAATTTTATCAATGTTGCGGAGGTTACCGCTACTATACTGCTCGACATCGAAATAGTCATTCGTTTTGCTGCCAACTGGAAGAGATTTCATCGGAGTTGGCGAAACATGTTCGACTTGGGCTTGGCAGTCATAACGACTATCATCCTGATACCACCGATTCGTCATTCACGCGCGTATTCCTGGCTCAGCGTTTTTCAAATTGTGCGAGCCTACAGAATTGTCCTGGCCATTTCGGTCACCAGAAAGCTAATTCTTTTGGTGTTGGGCAATGCGGCCGGCATTGCCAACCTAATGCTTTTCGTCTTCCTCATGACATTCCTGGTGGCAATTCTGGCCTCCCAGCTATTCCGCGGCGAACTTCCAATGCACAACGATAACGGCGAACTCAGGCGTATCTCATTTTTTACCATTTATAACTCCTTCCTTGGCATGTATCAGATCCTGTCCAGTGAAAACTGGACTGAGATCCTCTATTCCGTCACGGCCCGCCTTACAGGTCTGAAAACAGCTTGGATTGGCAGCATGTTTCTTATTGGGTGGTTCATCTTGTCGTTCTTCATCCTGATCAACATGTTCATTGCGGTCATTCAGGAGAACTTCGACGTGTCAGAGGACGAGAAACGTCTTGAGCAAGTCAAGGCTTTCCTGCAACGAAAGGAGCTCGGCCGCACTGAGAGCAACTTGGCATTGTCTACCATATTTTCCCTGGGCAGATCTCGAAGGCGAAAAGATCCGCTGGACTACGGGCCTGCCATGATGGAGATGCTCCTCAAGGATGCCGTTGTTCGCGACTTCCTAGATGATGACCCGGCCGACCCGTTGCAGGACCAAAGCGGACATGGTGGTCCAGGTACGTCTTTGCCTCAGAGAAGCACAACTGCGCTTTTCGGACCAGACATCAAGCCCGGATACCTGTCCAAGCTATGGGCCGGATTTGTCCACCGAATGACCACGAAGGAGCCCAACCCCTTTTACGCCAATATTCGTTTTGACGGACCAAATGATACCTTGGATCCGCGCCAAATGGCGCGTCAAGCTGTCTCGGCCACTTCGGCTCGTCGGAAAGCCCAGCGAGAGTATCTCGCTCAACACCCAAGATACAACGATTCTCTCTATATTTTCCACCCAAAGAACCCTGTAAGGCACCTTTGTCAGAGATTAGTGGGGCCAGCGAGGGGCTTCGAGCGATTCGATGGCGTGGAGCCGAACAAGATAGCTTGGTACGCCTTCTCGGCCTTTGTCTACGCCGTTGTGGTAGTCATGGTTGTCCTGGCCTGTGTCACAACGCCTTTGTATCAGAAAGAGTATAAGGAACGGCACCCCGACAGCCTCTGGAACTGGTACGTCTGGACGGACCTGGCTTTCACGATTGTGTTCACTTTCGAGGCGGTCGTCAAGACCATCGCCGATGGTCTGATCTGGACTCCAAATGCCTACCTGCGCAGCTCTTGGGGCATTATCGACAGCATCGTCCTCATAACGCTCTGGATCAATGTGGTCACCTTGCTCGTCAATGATGGCGCGATCTCCCGAGCCGTGGGGGCGTTCAAGGCACTACGAGCCTTGCGCCTCCTCAATGTTAGCGACAGTGCTAGGGACACATTTCACTCACTCATAATCGTAGGCTGGTGGAAACTTCTGGGG GCAGCATTCATCTCGCTTTCCCTCTTGATTCCCTTCGCTATATATGGCCTGAACCTGTTCAGTGGGCTTATGGTGTCATGCAACGACGGAAACAATATTACCGCCTTGGAAAGCTGTTTCGGCGAATATAGCAGCACGCCCTTCAGCCAAGACTGGCCATTGTTGGCCCCTCGAGTGGCATCTAACTCGTACTTCAACTTTGACGACTTTGGGTCCTCGCTGTTCACCCTCTTTCAGATTGTCAGCCAAGAAGGCTGGACAGACGTATCCTTTGCAGCTCAAGCGATTGTTGGGCGTGGGCTGCAACCTCAAGACCTGGCCTCCCAAGGCAACGCGCTGTTCTTTGTCGCATTCAATCTTTTGGCAACTGTTTTCGTCCTCACGCTGTTCATTTCAGTTTTCATGAGAAACTACACGGAGCAGACAGGCGTCGCCTTCCTCACCGCGGAGCAGCGATCATGGCTAGAATTGCGGAAGCTGCTCCGTCACATATCGCCGTCAAAGAGCTCGTACAACGAATCAGGCAAGAATTGGAGGAAATGGTGTCACAAAAGAGCGATTGAGAAGAAGGGTAAGTGGTACCAGGTTATCACAGTTGTTCTCGTGCTTCACTTGCTGCTTCTGGTAGTCGAGTTTAGCTCCGAACCGCTTTGGTGGACTCGGGTACGAGAGCTTGTTTTCCTGCTCTTTGTTCTGATATACGTTGCCAATATCGCCATTCGAATCCTTGGACTCGGCTGGACACGCTTCCGACGCAGTTCCTGGGACCTCTACGCTCTTGTCACAGTGTTTGGCGCCTTTGTGGCTACTATGGCGCTGCTGATTGCAGACACGAGAGCCGAGACATACGTCCAGCTTCACAAGATCTttctcgtcgccatcgttTTACTAGTCATTCCGCGCAATGATGCACTCGACCAATTGTTCAAGACGGCTGCCGCCAGTCTGCCTGTCATAAGCAATTTGCTGGCGACATGGCTCGTGTTGTTTCTTGTGTTCGCCATTGCGATGACACAGGCGTTCAGCCTGACGCGGTTCGGGAAAAACGAAACAAATAACGTCAATTTCCGCAGCGTTCCCAAGGCACTCATCTTACTCTTCCGAATGAGCCTGGGTGAGGGCTGGAACCAGATCATGGAGGACTATGCTGGCATTGAGCCGCCGCTGTGCGTGGAGGATGACAGGTTTTATGAAAGCGACTGCGGGAGCAAACCTTGGGCCAGGTTTCTGTTTGTTGCCTGGAACATCCTGAGTATGTACATCTTTGTCAACTTGTTCGTGTCTCTCATCTACGAGAGCTTCAGCTATGTCTACCAGCGCTCgagcggcatggcggcggtcgacAGGGACGAGATCCGGCGGTTCAAGGAGGCATGGCGGAGCGTGGATCCCGCGGGCACCGGCTTCATCAGCAAGGAAGCGTTCCCACGGCTTTTGGGAGAACTGTCGGGCGTCTTCCAAATGCGTATTTACCAACCCGAGGACTCTGTGGGCCAGATACTGGAGGACGTGAGGGCCGAGCCTCGAGCCTCGCGACACATGTCCATCGCCACCGCGAGCGCCTTCAGCGAGGTGGATCTGGACAAGCTCAACAAACGGCTCGCCCTCCTGGACGTTAAGAAGATTCGAGAGAGGAGAAGGCGATACAACATCTTTTTCGGAGAGGTGCTGGTCTCGGCTGATCCAGACAAGGGCATTGCCTTCTCGGATGTACTGATGATTCTTGCACATTACAACATCATCAATGACAGCAAGAGTCTCAAGTAA